Sequence from the Fulvivirga ligni genome:
ATGAACCTCAGTAGTGCCACTTACATTACTTGCTTGTGTATTTACTGGATGAACCGAGGTATCAAAAGAATAACCTTCAGGCAGTTTGAATATATAGGATCCAGACCCGGCTGTAGCTCCGGTGATGTTAGTATGTGAATACTCAAAGTTCACCGTTACCCATCCACCATCATCGGTAGCATAGATATAGTCGTTTATGGTTGTGGTTGCCTTGTTTGGAGCTGTGCCTGTTGCCGTGATGGTGAGCGTTTCTACTGGCGAAGTAACTAGCGTACTTACAGTCCTCCAGTTCGTGGCATCTTCGTCCGGTGTGACAGCAGTGTTGGTAGTGGTTAAGTGCTTGTATAAAGAGCCATTATATAAAACCACATAATTAGCAGAGTAGGTAGCTCCCGAAGTCCATGTAGTTGAAAAAGCAGCATCTTTTATATTTCCATTCACTTCTAATTTTTCAGTAGGCGTGGTGGTGCCTATACCAACATTTCCCGTTTGAGCTTGAGCATTATATACAATAAACAATGATAACATCACAACCACATATATTAACTTCTTCATTTTTAGGTCCATATTATTCAGCTTTGTGTTAAAGAATTATCTAGATGAGACTTGTTATGAGCAGATGGCAATCAGTGTGCGCCTTTTTCACTAACATAATCGACTCCCATCGTTCGCTCATTCCATACCTAAAATAATCTCATTTTCAGACCGTTCCTACTTAAAAAAATGAAGGTATAATGCGTTTGTAATTTTTAATGATTATTATGCCTCATAAAATGAAATGATTCAATTCAATAAAACTATACTCATCCTTTTAATAATTTTATTTCATAAGTTCACTTGTTCTGCTCAAGCCATACCCCCTTCCCCATTCTTCGGTCTGAAAGACAAAAAAGAGGCTTCTCAAATATTATTTCCTGAGTTAATCTGCAAGAACACATGGGAAACCAAAGGGACCTTTTCGCCTGACGGCACATTATTCATATATACTGTACAATGGCTCTACTCAGGAGGCACTTTGATGTACGTAAAACTTAAAAATGGCGAATGGACTACCCCTGAGATCACCCCGTTCTCAGGAGAATATGGTGGCGTAGATCCTATATTTTCACCAGATGGAAAAAAGATATACTTTACATCCAGAAGACCTATAGATGAAAAAGATACGACTAGAGACGATACCAACTTATGGTATGTTGAAGTTTCAGGGCATACATTTGGAACAGCTAAGGCTTTACACCATTCTCTTAACACAGCTGATAATGAATTCCATACCTCTGTCTCGAACCGAGGCACGATATTCTTTCACACTAAGAATGAATCTTCAAATTCCATGGATATTTATAAGGCCAAGTGGACAGATGACCAATACCTTGTAGAACCTTTAGATTCAGTCATAAATACATCGCACGGTGAATTTGATGTTTACATCTCCCCTGATGAAGATTATCTTATTTTCAGTTCTAACCGACCGGGTGGCTTTGGCAGCACTGATTTATATATATCGTTTTATGAGAATGGTCAATGGCAGGCTCCTATTAATTTAGGAGACAAAATAAATACTAGCAGTAGTGAATATGCACCTTGCCTCTCATCCGGAATATTAACCTACGCTAGCAACAGGATGCTGGAACCATGGAGTTCTGAGAACAAAAAAGATTACCAGACACTGATGCAAAAGATTAACAGCTTTGATAATCAAACAAATAACATCTGGTGGATTAATATTGATGTGGATCACTATAGGTAACGATTTTAGATGGCGTACCAAACACATTCTTCCAATCTGGTGCAGTCGCTAAGCTTTGGATGTTTGAAATCACCTTGTTTTATCATTCCTATCCTTTTCATCACAGCCTCCGAAGGCTTGTTCACCACGGGGCAAACCGCTATTACTTTCTTCAACTTGAGCTCTTGAAAGGCAAATTGCATGCAGCGCTTTGCTCCCTCGGTAGCATAGCCCTTTCCCCAAGCAGACTTTTTTAGCCTCCAGCCAATATCCACGGCAGGATTAAAAGGCGACGGGTAATCTTGCCAACTCAGACCAATAAATCCGATGAAATTTTGATCGTTTAAGGTTTCAACCGCAAAATAGTTAAATCCGAAGCTTTCAAAATGTGCCTGCTGACGTTCTATGAAAGCTAAGGCATCATCCCTTGTTTGGGTTTGTGGGAAAAACCTCATCACCTCAGGATCCGCTATCATTTGCGCAAAGCCCTCCAAATCTCTACTATTCCAATTACGAAATCCCAGCCTCTCTGATGTAAATAAGTAGTTATTGCTCATTGAATTACCTAACACTTGATAG
This genomic interval carries:
- a CDS encoding TolB family protein gives rise to the protein MIQFNKTILILLIILFHKFTCSAQAIPPSPFFGLKDKKEASQILFPELICKNTWETKGTFSPDGTLFIYTVQWLYSGGTLMYVKLKNGEWTTPEITPFSGEYGGVDPIFSPDGKKIYFTSRRPIDEKDTTRDDTNLWYVEVSGHTFGTAKALHHSLNTADNEFHTSVSNRGTIFFHTKNESSNSMDIYKAKWTDDQYLVEPLDSVINTSHGEFDVYISPDEDYLIFSSNRPGGFGSTDLYISFYENGQWQAPINLGDKINTSSSEYAPCLSSGILTYASNRMLEPWSSENKKDYQTLMQKINSFDNQTNNIWWINIDVDHYR
- a CDS encoding GNAT family N-acetyltransferase; protein product: MSNNYLFTSERLGFRNWNSRDLEGFAQMIADPEVMRFFPQTQTRDDALAFIERQQAHFESFGFNYFAVETLNDQNFIGFIGLSWQDYPSPFNPAVDIGWRLKKSAWGKGYATEGAKRCMQFAFQELKLKKVIAVCPVVNKPSEAVMKRIGMIKQGDFKHPKLSDCTRLEECVWYAI